Sequence from the Natronomonas marina genome:
TCCACCTCCGATGCGACGTCAGACCCGCCAGCGGCGGCCACGCCGGCCCCCGGACTGGCGGCGTTCGCCTCACCCGCCCGTCCCGGGAACCGAGGGGGCGGCGACCGGCTCTATCGACACCTCGTCGTGGAAGTCCTGCTCCGTCCGGACGCCGGCACGGTAGCTCCACACCTGCAGGCGGAGGTCCCACTCGTCGTCGTAGCCCGCCGGGAGCGCGACGGTGAGTTCGCGTCGGGTCTCCTCGGTGTTGCCGACCCGGCGGCCGCCGGCGGCGACCTCGGCGAACGCCTCGCGGTCGGTGCCGACGCGGAACCGCTCGTCGGCGAGCAGTCGGGCGTCGCTCCAGTCGGCACCGGGGGGTTTCGCCTCGATCGTCGCCCAGTAGGGGTGCGGCTTCGGACCCCAGTTCTTCACGCCGACGGTGGCGGTCAGCGCACCGGCCTCGACCGTAGCGGCATAGACCTCCCCGGTCGCGTCGACGTGTTCGTAATCGGGGAAGGGCCGGTCGGCTATCCAGCCGCCGGGGTCGACGTACTGGTCGCGCTGGTGGGGACCCGTGATTCCGCCCGGATCGGCGGCAAAGCCGCCCTCGTAGCTTGCCCACACCTCGTTGCCGACCAGCGGGACGAGCTGGTAGGCGGTGTCGCCGTCGCCGTCGGGCGCCCACACCTCCGCGCTGCCCGTCTCGTCGGTGTGTAGAAGCGACAGGACGGGGTCGGTCTCGGCCCCCGCCGAGAACGGCGAGGCGTCGCCGACGTAGTAGCCCTGCAGGAGGAAGCCGTCGCCGTCGTAGCGACTCGAGTTCCGCAGCAGGCTGGCGTGGGCGCCCCGCTCGACGTACACCTCGGGGTGGGTTCCGTCCGTCGGCGCGGCCGCCCAGCGGCGGAACTCCCCGTAGCCGTGCTGTGCGGCCGCGAACCACTCGGGGCCGTCCTCGCCGACGAGGACGACGACGCTCTCGAGGTCGGCCTGGTGTTCGAAGAACGAAGCCAGCCCGTGCTTGGGGTCGAAGACGAGAAACGGCCAGTAGACGACCGCCGTGTAGGTCTCGCCCCGAAACGTCGTCTCGGTGACGCTGGCGTAGATGGTCGGCGGGTACGACTTCTGGTAGGTGGAGTAGGCGTCGCGCTCCTCGGGGAGGTGGAGGTAGTGGGAGTCGTCCCGTCCCGCGAGGTCGAACACCGTCGGCGGGTCGGCCACCGTCTCGCCGTCGTGGGGGTCGTCCTCGAGGCGGTCCCGCGGGTAGTCGCCGCCCGGAATCGGCGGATTCCGGGCCGGGTCGTCGGTCCGGCGGAGTTCGGCGTGCTCCAGCATCGCCTCGATGCGGGTCGGTCGGTACTCCGTCTCCGGGTGGAAGTGGAACTTCGGCGCGTACCGGTCGATTAGCGCGCTCCGCTCGTCCGCCCGGAAGGCCGCGGTTCGCCGGCCGTCCTCGAGGACCGCCGAGACGACGTACCGGCCGGGGGCGTCGGGCCGGAGCGACGTCGTCCGGGCCGTCGGGTCGTGGAGTTCGGCGTCGCTGTCGGGCGGCGACGCCGTCAGTTCCCACGCGACGCCCTCGGGACCCCGGAACGTCACCGGCGACCCGACGACGGTCCGCTCGCGCGACTGTCGAATCGACCCCGACCCGCCGCCGGCCGCGGCGGCCGGCGCCAGCGCCGCGGCGCCACCTGCGAGCATCGAGAGAACGGTTCGTCGGCGGTGTCCCATACCCGCCGGATGTCGGAGAACGCGAAAGAGCGTTCTGCCGCAGATACGCCCTGGTTTATCAGTCCGGGGGCGGCCGACGCCCGACGGCGGTGGGCGGCAATTATCGCCACCTTCTTCGTCGGGTGACACGCGGTTCGACCATGGAGGTAGTCGAGAACACCCTCGGTGCCGACCTGGAGGCGTTCCTGGCGCGGCCGCTGTTCGGCCACCTGGCGACGCACCACCCCGACGGGCCGCGGGAGTCGCCGGTGTGGTACCTCTGGGAGGAGGGCGCGGCCTGGATACTCGGCGACGCCGCGACCGACACGTTCCCGGCGCGGGTCGAGCGCGAACCGGCCTGCTCGCTGGGCGTGGTCGACTTCGACGCCGAACGGGGCCTCGTCCAGCACGTCGGCGTCCGCGGGCACGGTACCGTCGAACCGTTCGACCGCGACCGCGCCGAACGACTGCTGGCGCGGTACCTCGGCGCCGACCGGGCCGACTGGGACGGGCGCTTCTCTGAGTACGTCACCAACCCGACGGAGACGGCACTCCTGGTCCGCATCGAACCCGACACCGTGGTCGCCCGCGACCAGTCGTACTCGCCGGCACCGGCTCGAAACCGGACGTCGGCACCGTAGATCCCGGACTTCGGCCGCCGTCGCGGGCGCCGGCGGCCGGAAGGTTTATTCGGGAGCAATCTCGCTAAGGGAAAGCATTTAACGAATCAAGAACACGTTCCGGCGGAAGAAGCGAAACGCGCCGTGTCTCGCGCCGGCCGTCGCCGCTCTCCGCCGCCCGACCCCGCCGCCACGCGCCGACCGCGGACACGGTACTCGGGTAGATACAGATATCATGACACAAGACGAAAACGAAAGACGGTTCCCGACGGTCGTATCGCTCGGTCTGCTCGCCCTGATGGCGGTCGCGGTCGCCGGCCTCGTCGCTGCGGGCGGGGCAGCCGCACAGTCCGGCTCCGGCAGTAACTTCGACGTGGCGATCAACGCGACGAACGCCCCGGTGACGGAGAACGACACCCTCGAGGTCGAGGTGATAATCGAGAACACCGGCACCGAGACGGACAACCAGCAGATACTCCTCGAGACGGAGGACGGCATCCAGCGGGACTCGACGACGATCGCGCTGGACGCCGGCGCGAGGGTCACCCGGAACCTGAGCTGGGACACCGAATCGGGTGACGCCGGCGACTACACGATCAACGTCTCCAGCGAGGACGACTTCTCCACCAGGGAGGTGACGGTCAACGACGTCGCGGAGTTCGACGTCGACATCGACTCGACGAACGAGCCGGTCCTGGAGGGGGAGACGCTCACCGTCAACGCCACCGTCGAGAACACCGACGACTCGGCCGACACCCAGGACGTGGAGTTGCGACTCGACGGCAGGCTGGTGGACACGACCTCCCTGGGGCTCGACGGTGACGAGTCCGAATCGGTGACGCTTGAGTGGGAGACCGACGCCGGCGACGCCGGCGACTACGAGGCCAACGTCACGACCGACACCGACCGGGCGACGACCAGCGTGGCGGTCAACGCCCCGCCGAGGGCGGCGTTCACCCGCTCGCCGGCGACGCCGAACCTGAACCAGGCGGTCGTCTTCGACGCCAGCGGCTCCACCGACCGCGACGGTGACATCGTCGAGTACACCTGGCAGATCGACGGCGAGAACGTCTCCGGTTCCGAGACGCTGTCGTACACCTTCACCGACCCCGGCGATCACGAGGTGCGGCTGTACGTCACCGACGACGACGGCATCACGACGACGACGACGCGGACGGTCTCGGTCAACGCGCCCCCGAGAGCGTCGATTCCGTCCGTCGACGCGACGGTCGGCGAGGAGGTCGTCGTCGAGGCGAACGTGACCGACGACGGCACCATCTCGCGCTACGAGTGGTACGTCGACGGCGAGTTGGTGACGACCGACAGGGTCCTCTCGTACACCTTCGACCGGAGCGGAACCCACCAGATTCGGCTCCAGGTGACCGACGACGACGGCGCGACGACCGCCACGACGAAGGCGATAAGCGTCGCAAGCGACGCGACGGCGACGGCGACCCCGACGGCGACGGCGACCCCGACCGCCACGGCGACGCCGCCGCAGGACCAGCCCGGGTTCGGTCCCGCCCTCGCGCTGGTGGCGCTCCTCGCGGCCGCGCTCGTGGCCGCGAGGCGACGGTAACCGCCTCGCTATTCCGACCGGCGACCGAACGCGTGCGGTTCCTCCGTCACACGCCGCCCTCGTAGTCGCCCTCGCCGGTCCGGTTCTCGGCGAAGCCGCCCCGGATGGCGATCCAGCCGATGACCGAGACGAAGAGG
This genomic interval carries:
- a CDS encoding pyridoxamine 5'-phosphate oxidase family protein, whose amino-acid sequence is MEVVENTLGADLEAFLARPLFGHLATHHPDGPRESPVWYLWEEGAAWILGDAATDTFPARVEREPACSLGVVDFDAERGLVQHVGVRGHGTVEPFDRDRAERLLARYLGADRADWDGRFSEYVTNPTETALLVRIEPDTVVARDQSYSPAPARNRTSAP
- a CDS encoding PKD domain-containing protein, yielding MTQDENERRFPTVVSLGLLALMAVAVAGLVAAGGAAAQSGSGSNFDVAINATNAPVTENDTLEVEVIIENTGTETDNQQILLETEDGIQRDSTTIALDAGARVTRNLSWDTESGDAGDYTINVSSEDDFSTREVTVNDVAEFDVDIDSTNEPVLEGETLTVNATVENTDDSADTQDVELRLDGRLVDTTSLGLDGDESESVTLEWETDAGDAGDYEANVTTDTDRATTSVAVNAPPRAAFTRSPATPNLNQAVVFDASGSTDRDGDIVEYTWQIDGENVSGSETLSYTFTDPGDHEVRLYVTDDDGITTTTTRTVSVNAPPRASIPSVDATVGEEVVVEANVTDDGTISRYEWYVDGELVTTDRVLSYTFDRSGTHQIRLQVTDDDGATTATTKAISVASDATATATPTATATPTATATPPQDQPGFGPALALVALLAAALVAARRR